The Labrus mixtus chromosome 21, fLabMix1.1, whole genome shotgun sequence nucleotide sequence ctatccactgtcctatctctccaataataaaattaaatctttaaaaaaagataagaagAGTGATTCTTTTGTTCAAGGAGCCTTTAATTATTGATTACTGGTCGGGAAAAGTGAGAGCCGATCAAAACTGGTCACTGGAGGCAGATTTGGAGATAAATGATCTGTCCAGGTCAAAACAGCTGTGCTTCGAGCTGTTGGTCAAATCAGCCATGTTGTCAATAATACCAAGGGTAaactgcctgtgtgtttgtgtacacagGTGAGTTCATGTCTTCTACGCTGTGCAGTTAGAAAGTTTACCTGTCGTAGGTCGATGAAGGCCAGCTGGAGCGTGTCTCCTTGAAAGCCAGGGACCGGCTCAGAACTGGCAAACACTAACAAGAAGCAAAAACACCATATCCAATTTTACAAGACTCACTCATGTAAAGCGACACATGTGATGAACAAATCACTGATTTCATCAAATGACATTTTTGTACTCACGTTCACATTGAATGACATCGAGGTTGAATTGCTGAATGGCCCCCATGCTGATCTGTTTGAGTTCTGTGTCCAGCAGCATCTGCATCAGTGATGTGGAAAGATGCTTGCAGGCTGACATACAAGCTGTCTGGGCCACTTTACCCTGCAGAGCGAAGGACAGcgagaaggagaaggaagaacAGGAGAGGTGACAGAGGTGAGGAGGATGAAAATGAGGAAGGACAGATTTAAGAGTGTGTGAAAGATTAAGGTgagggagtggaggagaaaCGTAAGAGTAAAAGAAGGCAGGGAGACGGGTGGTATGAGAAGAGAAGACGGGGGGAACATGAAGGAAAAGGTGGAGAGATCGTGCACAGAAAGGGATGGGGAATAAGAGAGTGTTAAAAGGAAAAATGACAAAGAGGATCATAAAGAGGTACAAAAgagattttgaaaaacagaggTTTAAAtggggaaagaaaaaaggacgATTTTTGGGAAGTAGATATAAAGGTTATAAAGATTTGGGGGAAAAAGAGCAACAAGTTAAAAAGATCAAAAGTTAGCTCCATCTTTAAGACTTCATTAACAGAGAAACAGGTGTACATGTAATATTTAAGGCACACAACAGGCACCTGCGACAGTCCATAATCTAGCCCGGGGGTCATGGACTTCTTAAAGCTATACAACTTCTGACCTCCTAAGTGAAGGATAGCCATCAGGCCCAAAACAAAGGAAGCTTTTAGCCGCTGGCTGGTAGCACCACTTATGTCGGCCTAGCTCCATAAAATCGGATGTGGCACTCTCTGGTGTGGGTGTGAGGGATTTAAGATGTATTTAGACTGAAAATAAATAGAATATTTTTGTCTTGCGTCTGACGGATGTAATCAAGGCATAAGTCAGTTTGGGTGTGGACTTTATGACTTGCCGGGAGAAATACCTGACAAGTGAAAAACTGATTCTCAACaatgctgttttcacatatgcacaaaactcctgaaatgttcagggtgagctgcatgtgtgaatgcaaacgtctggaatttatttttcaacGTGACTTTACCCAGACTCTTTTCCTGCAAGCCCCCTAATAACATTCCTGCATTAGGTCAGGGTAAGCTAGGAGCATGACACGTTCAATGCAGTGATTTGTATCCACAATATTGATACAAATTAGAATGGTAACAGTCGATTACATTAACGATGAATGAAGCATTTACGGTGCTTAAATTCCCCATCGTGTGTTCAGTGCTAAACATCACACATTAAATCCAAATCACAGATATCCCAATGCATGCAGGAAGGGCACAACATGAGCACATTCAATAATGAACACAAGGAACACTCCACAAACGTACACAGCATCAAGTTTCAAAAAGAACAATCGTGAGCATTTTTACTAAGgcccccgtgtccacctggcgttttttccgggcagaaaagtgctggctgtgcgctcgggagtgtcttcagtgtctttgtgtgctgagaagaaaacagctgcatgtccgtcctgtctctatgacaacagtctgttgacaacggccgctgtataaccgacactgctccgttacctTTTAcggcatgttttatatttaatatcattttttacccgatcagacacggagcaaagaagatgtgggtacaagacacgatctgtaggcggcaaaactacagagaatattgtacatttggaaaagagcgccggtgacgtcaacaacgccttttctgaaaagttgaaatattttcaacttgagtgCTCGGAGCGCTTTTTCTCCGGACGGCTGAtttctgctgcgaacgctctctactcattgaaaacaactgaaaaagaCGCAGGCGCTGAGAAataaacgctaggtggacacagggcctaacACACAATGGTTGCTGGGTGACTTTTGTGACGAGGTAGGTTTTTTATCTTGTATACCACCTTGAAACTCACGAAATGTCTTTAACCTGAGGGTTTTAAACGCTGACTAACTTAGAATGGATCATAGTTAGTGTTTGTGGGAACTGAAAAAGCAGATCAACAAAATCCATACTCACAGATCatgcaaaaattaaaaacaacctCTCAAACACAGGGATGATGTGGTGACCCCTCAATGTCAAGGAAAGTGTAGTTCTATTAATTCACATAAGGATATTACCACAGTTAGACATAATACAACTGATTCCTGTGAAGTATATGGGGGTACATTATATTTTTACAACTGATAGCAAAAAGTTTTGACATTAGAAAGTCAATCAAATGGTGCAACATAAACCATGCATAGACAATCCatgtatataatataaaatgtaatatttatgtatatataaatacacGGTATGTATATACTCATTATATACACGGCTTGTCTTTGTTCGAGGTCCACAACATCCCTTTTTACACCCGTCATGCTGACAATAAAGTGGCATACTGGCAGTTCCACATGTAGTGTACTGAAAAAGAACGATCCATTCGATAAGCATGAGGCACATCTCCACTGATGGCTGGTATTATATTACCTCACATAAACTGTCGACTCTACGTAGACTGCGAGCCAACTTGGAGAGTaatcattcacacacaaaagtgGCTGCTCACACTAAACATTGACACGGAGTAAgttaattcaaaatgtttctatCTAAATGTAGTTGTTGATTTGGGGATAATTCACCTCGCTAGTAGCTCCATGAATTGTGCATCAATTGCCCCCCGCTATGTGCTCTGACTGAAGGTCAAATGATATTCAATCTCAAACACGCCCATGAAGTTGTCCTCGATGCATTTTGCTCTTGTTTTGGTGTCTGATTGTGAAGATGAGCTCTCATGATGACAGATGTTGAGCTGAGGAAAGGGAGAGGACAGACTCTCCAGATGTGATACAACTgtaatttttttcaaacaacgaattctgttgttttcttgatgGAAGGAAATCTTAAGCATGACGTCCAATATAAAAACTGTGGGGCAGTTACCACCTACTCTCAGGAGTGGTGAATACATTCACTGCCACTGCAAGTGTTTTTTAGCACTCTCATTGTGAATTACATGCTATTTTTTAATACCATAACCAGTGCACAGTTTAGGGCgcatttaaccctttgagtACCACACAATCATTTTGTGAATCAGAACCTGAGCTTTGAGAAAGTGGTCTTTATAATGCTAGCTTGGTGTTGAAgtgaagaaaaggaaaggaaaatatAGATTTAAACAAATAGCAATGGCATGATCTGATTGATGGTTGGAGATTGAACACTACATTTTATGGTGTTTTATCTGATCACTTAGGGCAGAATGTGGCCTACgttaaaaataatatcacaatacAGCTGTTAGACAAAGATTGATAAAGTGCAAGACAATCAAAAAATGGTGAAGGTGAAGAATATAAAGGCccttaaaaagataaaaagcagGTTTAATGTGTGTATTCATTGTTTGTTGGTGTCagtttcatcttgtgatgtggTGAGTAGAAAACGGAAGGGGAGAAAAATTAGGCTTtcacttattaaaaaaaaaaggaaagactgGATGAGCTGTCAACGTGTGACGGGTAAAACAGAGCTCCTCCAGAATACTAAGGCTCATTTCACTTCCAATAATGCAGCTAGAGCAGCTTACAGGAATGGTTTCAATAGTggagaacacaaacaaataatcCTAAGTGATTGAAgtaatttttaaaaagaggttgAGATAAGAAAATACAATTGGCAGACATCTAGTGTTCCTTAGAGGACCTTCCTCATCCCCCTGGATGAGACCATTTATTGCTAAAACTCCATCCGTCAATCTCACACCTCCAGGTTACAACAAGTGCCAAAAGAGCCGACAACAAGCCCAGAGAAGTGGAGCTTCCAAAGTCAGACAACAGCATGCTTTTCATCTCCACTCCACCTGCAGAATGGCAGTAAAGTATTGTAACAGCCAGGCAGTTATACTCACCGACATCGATGCATGGTCATTGTTGTTATTCTGAGCAGAGACACCCCAAACCAACCAAAAatggaagagggggagggaaagagggaaaggaaaggaaaagaaatgtgcCAACAATAAATGGACAGGAGGAGGTAAATTCAGCTAGAGATATCTTGCATGCTTGACAAGTCAAATAAATTAAGAAGTAAAACTGCTAGTAAAAGAAATTAGTCACAGAGCGGTTAATTACAGGGGGTGTGGATGGGAGTACAGGGGACattcttgaaaataaaaaataaattaataaaactgACAGTCATTCAAGACACAACAAGAGACGTTGAAAAGTAGAGGAGGCAGGTGGCCCACTGAGAGTGGATCCAAACAGGCTGAAGCTGTCTGCCATGAGTGCTGAAACACTCAGAGTCCTTCACACGTTATCTCATGAAACACTCTCTGATATCAATGTGTTCAAAGGCAGACTACGACGCAGTAACAGCCCAGTTAACATGCTTATGGACGGACCACCTCTGCATCACACACATAGTACAGCTTTAATGTTACCAGTGTAGCAGTTCTCAGAGAGTACACACATTTTATAGGGATGTGATGAACATGAagtaaaacaacagtaaagGTTGGGAGATTTAAGGATGAAGgactgaaataataaaatatgggTTTATCACATCCCTatgaccaaaaaaaatcaacatttaacgGTGCCACAAACAATGTCAAAGTGTCTAAAACCAAGAAAACAATGTCCCACAGGAGAGTGATGGCATGGTTCAATGGGTCAGACGAGGTTGGTCAGTGGGTATGACTCACCGGGAGATGTGTGAAGACCTGGAAAGTAGAGCGCAGGAAGTTGATCAGGTCCATGAGGTATCCAGAGGCTCGACCATCCGACTCCGCCATGCCCCACTCATAGTCTGCTAGCTGGATGAACTCGTCAATCTTCTGGTTAAGTTTGGTGTAAATCTCTCCTTCTGCAGCGTGACGAGCGTCCTGAAAAATATGTTCTATGAGCTGCTTTGACAAGAAAACAGGACTAAATACTGTTCTCCTGACAGCAATTAGGAAAAGAGACATACGTTTACAATCAAACACCTGGAAACTGTGAGGAAATCTACTTATCACTTTCCCGCTTCATATACAATGGCACGGTTAGGTCTGGAGgaatgtgagtgcaggccagcaaGGGAATGGGtagggggggcaatcgtgcttctGCGTTCGTTAGGCTAGTCATGGTTTTGGCCATATTCACGATATATTTACATGGCAGCTATTCTACTGCTGTAACATGCTCAGGATTGGGAAACTCAAAACCTCTAAGTTATACTGATGTGTTTCAGGTTTGCAAAATGTAGAAACACAGCGGATCAGACAAAGCCTTGCCTCTCAGTTAGCGAACTAGCATTAACATTAGCTTGGAATTTACAGCTGATTTTGGCAGTAATGAAACAGCAATGATAAGTAATCACCCCGGCAACAAACTGTATACCAAACACcaagaaaaaaacctgcagagaatCAATATTATATTCACACTTCACCTTGAAAGTGGACAAGCCGTAGAGTCTTGTGGTGTGGACGGTTTCAGGGGAGACATTGGTGATGTTCGTGATAAACTCCTCCAGATACCTGCAGGCCTGCTCCAGGTGGGTGGTGTTAATGATGATCTGCACAAGCTACAGGAGCAGGTTTACAGTGTTAGACGTGAGTCTACATGATATTTGTGGTTAGTAACTGCAGTGTGGCTCGTACCTCGGTTAGTCCTATGTGAGGTTTTTTGATGAGGTTCTGCAGACAGCTGCTGAGTGTTCTGGTCAGCAACAGGTTGGTTGATTTTCTCAACATGTCGTCGATCTCTGTTGAGCTGGACACAAAAAACATAGACCAAAAAAATCAGGCAACTGTTCTAAGGCTAACATCAACATAATAAATATTGAACAGATAGTAACTGGTCAACCAACCTGCGGTGTAGTGACTCAGAGAACTTCAGGCTGGCGTAAATGAACTCTTTGACCTGTGTGTAGATCTGAGGGACGGACTGAGACATGGGCAGCTTCTTAGGAAAGTCCTGCtgcttacacaaacacaaacaacaacaaacaacaacataaaattaCTAACATGTTGCCTAAGATTCACCTAAATTCATTACATTTGAGTATTTAATGGTTTATTAAAACGAGATTAGAGAGTCATTTgtcactttaactttttttaccTTCTCAATCTCAGTATCGTGAAACGGGAAGCGGCTGACTACATGTTTatactcctcctctgtctccactGGGATTGGACTGTAGTTGTCCAACTCAAAGATCTCcctgtgaaagaaaacaaacagtttacTATCTGTGCAAACTCTTGGTACATTAGTGGAGCCTTGAGTGCCTCTAATTTGTTCACCAACGGTTTAAAGGTTCAGTTGTGTTCATCAGATTTCATCCAAAGATGACATCACGCTGGagttgtatttgtatttatcacaaaggaagtaaaaaagagaaatgatggAATCACCATAATGACAAACTAGTATATGTGTTAATATACCACttaattaaaggggacatattatgaaaaatccactttgacagggtttttgaacatatatttgggtaacctgagtgtctactgacccacaaaatgtgaaataaatccatccagtcctttgtttgtggtctgcataagtcttacaacacagagaaaaatgctctgtttcaaatgtgctctccttgtgatgtcacagtgggattctggtatataaaaaaaaatcccctcccaccccccgatatctccacccatggactccacctccagcctagaacaagACTTTAGCGtgggtcggccatttttattctcgccagcgaaggagtgatgtctacgggaaaaactcagggggggctcattgtatttaaagagacacacacacagaaacggagcgttctgagagagctggtttatacagggtcacaaacctcctctggtgcttgattcatgttatattttgaccacaggcgactgtttgaaaaggtggaaaacggggataatatgtcctctttaaattaaataaaactgacCTCAAACAGACAAATAGTTGGATAACTTGTACAATTTATGAATGTGTTAAAACAGCTTTGATATCtacaaatgaaatcaaactCTTTCCCATTCTATTTATTCAGAGTGTGGTGGCGGCTGACATTATTTCCTCATTGAACTAAGaaggttaagaaaaaaaacattcaacaggAATATTCTTCTTTGCATAATGTttgttaaaagtaaaaactttaTATTAAAAGCCTTCAAATAAACGTCCACAGCTCTGCACAAACGTGCTGGAAGGAGCTGGATTTAGTCCGACAGTGCgtgtctctgctctgctcccaGCCACACCGCGGCACTCAGCCAACAACAACTGAGAGTGTTAAATTCACAGGTCCTTTTAGCATCTCAGTTACATGATAAATGTCCGTTTCAGAGAGCAATGTCAGCGAGCATCACTCCACTGCACAATGATTGACGgccataaatgtaaaaaatagtCAAACAAAGAATTAGAAAATTACAGAGTACTGACGGCACTGCACACTTTTTCTGGATGATGAGTGATAATTCAGAGGGAACATTCGAgtctatacatttttttaaagaaaattctATTACTGTTTGAATTGCTTTTTacagtgtttcaaatgttgGTGGGCCGACTATTCAGTGACCATTTCTGTACCAACACTGGTGGCcatatgaaaaaaaggaaacaaccTTATTTTGTGTGCCCAGGAGTCTATTTCTTCTGGCTGTGGTTATCGAAACAGGTATCGTTATTGTCGGATTGCTACCAATaatgtattgaagtttaaaaatcctGACGACCCTCATTGATTGATTACTATCACTTGGACTTGTGGTCAGTCGCTGCTTTCATTGTAGATTTAGTTTTGGTTTGTTGCACGTATCTCACAGAGCAATGTAACTAACGTCTAACTTCTACTAAGCTCACCTGAAAACCAGCGCCCACTTCTTCAACAGAGTTTCATTGTACTGATCTCTGACCTCGAACAGCAGGTCGAACAGCCGGTTCACCGGGAACCCATaaccctgtacacacacacacacacacacacacacacacacacacacacacagacgcacacacacatgcatgaaatATGATGTGTTAATCTCAGTTCTCCTTTAGTTTCCAGAGTCCCATGAAGTACAGCTCTAAACCTACCTGTAGTGTGTCTGCAAAGATCACGATGAGGTTCTTTAGCTCCAGGACCAGGTCTGGGTCCTCACAGTATGACTagggaaagacaaaaaaaatctaaatcagagAGTCATACAATATGTCATCTCGACAACTTTTTTACAATCCAGGGACATGTGTACATAATGTTTAAATATCTGTATATAGttctgtgttcttcttctctcttatgaaaTGAATGTGCGTTGTGCGTATAGATGATTGGTTGATCTGTATTTGACTtttgccatcatctgcccagaGACTTTACTCTAAATCTAGGAGaaataatattttctctttgtaCATTGTACGGACGGCTGTAgttcagttggtggagtcgttgcctctcaaccggaaggccaagggttcaatccccagctgagcaacatttccgatgtgtccttgggcaagacacttaaccccgcacttcagtggcagtgtatgaatggattagtactcactctctgatgtacgtcgctttggataaaagcatctgctaagtgaattgtaacattgtacattgtccctgattcaaataaactaattAACTAAAGTAAAAGAGCAGGACTTGAGATGAGACCAAGCGGCaaactctggtgttgaaaaattaagccaatacagaagtgcaaaaacctgcagttcctaaACTGTCCACTTGGCAGAACCCTCATTAGGTCTAATAAAGAAAATGCTcacttttacagcagaaataacgTGTTTACAGTCTGGAATAAGCAGACTTAAAAAGAACCAGAATTGGTGCGTCTCTAAGGGGAATGAGTGAAAATGTATGCTCTAAAGATTGTGCCTTTACAAAATCATCAATTATttccaaacttttaaaaaaggaagtttGTGACATGAACATCATCTTCTTTATCAAATTTGATATAAAAATAAGGCTGCACAATTCTCTGATAATAAGTGATGGAGCTAAAGGCACAGTTTTGATTCATTGCTAACTGTAAAGTAAAGCTGGATGACCAAACGAGACGATTTTCCACAGTTGTGTTTGTTAACTACGTAAATGAAGCGCTGGAATAGAAAGCTTGACTGCAAGGCCACAGCGAGTGGGGGAGTTTGGGGTATGGGGAGGGGTCTTAGCCAAAGGTCAATCAACACCGAGAAGGTTTCTCTATTTTTCTGGGGTGCAGAGTGATTTATGACCCTGAGAGCACAGTAGAGtccctcacacagacacagggatCCTGCCAACACAGGAGTGTGTAAATCAACAGAGTAAATGAACACAGGCTGAGATTTGACGTAAAGCAGCGGCCGCCTGCCTctctgttggtgtgtgtatgtgtgtgtctgagtaaACAACCAGCTGGAGACAGGACTAAACAATGTACCTCACATGTTCAGACACTTTTATTACTCCAGCTTTACATGCTCTAAACCTGACTATATGTGTCATTGTGTTTCACTCATGCAGTGTGAACAATTACAAGAGTCCCTTCGATTAGTTCTTTTTAACAATGAGTGTGTTTCGAAGTTTAATGCCCGAAGTTTAAACAGTATGAAGACATTTTATTGTTTGCCATAaaattgtctttatttattctttttttttcttttctttttttaacagagaaTTAGAATCGAAGTTGCACATGGATGGGTTCGTGAAAAGATTTTGTCCCGGTGTGCTGCCGCTGCAGTGGTTGTAAGGGCAGGACCCCTGACAGTGTGGAGCTGCCTGTGTGACGGCCCAGCAGAGGGGCTGGAGGccacgggagggggggggggggacactagGGGCCTTTGTTAGTGTTCTCACCCCAAGCTGTGCGGCCCATTCTCTGGCCTGTTAGCATAATCCTCTGGGTCATTTACAACTGAGTAGAGCCCAGCGGTCAGGAATATGCCTCCTTAATCTGCTGTTATTGTTGCAATCTGTCTCTCATTAAGGCCCCAATGACCCCCTCTTTGGCCGCATGCGTATGTGTGTTTTGACCTCTTCTCCTGAAAGTGACATCattagtgtgtttgtgggtgaaCTGACCTCTGtagtgttatgtgtgtgtgtgtgtgtgtgtgtgtgtgtgtgtgtgtgtgtgtgtgtgtgtgtgtgtgtgtgtgtgtgtgtgtatcaaccAGTGAATGGCGTTTCTTCCATGATAAATAGATCCACAGAAGGCTCTATTATCTCTATTAACTCACAGTCACCTTCTCATTCACAGTAACcctccctgctgtgtgtgtgcgtgtctttgtgtttgagtgtgtgtgtgtgtgtgtttgagcctACAGAGTGCGTGCGGAGCACAGCGATGATCTTGGACAGCGCCATGTTCCAAAGTTCATCGGTGAAAGCTCTGGTCACCAGCCCCTGTGTTGCATGAAGGATGTGGTCCTCCActacaaagaaactgaaaacacaaacagaaaacagtcatATCTCAATACTTCTATTACGGTCAGAGAGAAGGAACATAACGTAAGAGATGTCGCACACCATGCGTGGGGATGGAGATTGAAACCCGGGTCCATAAGGATCCAGTTCCAGAtccatatatttaaaataaaaaaacaaatacacacgtGGTACACACATCGATTGTCTGCTAAAGTTTTATGAATTACATTTAATTGACAGCCAACAAGCACATCAGCACTGAAAATCTATTTAAACCAAAATGCAGCACCTTGAACTGTCTggttaaacaaaacaacaccacCTTCGGCTGCTGCTGGGggacagtcctcctcctcctcccctcaaaGTAACCAAGGCAAGAGCATCCAAACATTGTAGCAAACCCCGTTGGTTAAAAATAGTAATCCAGTGTTGAAATCGGCAGGCTAAAAAACTAGTTCGCTAACTTAACATGGTGACATAAGGTTACATTATGATGTGTTCAAGGTCGGCTCAGTGAAATGTCTATAGGCGAAGGTAAATACACCTACACgtcatgatgtgttcaaatgtaaggtcaagaaaaagaaaatgtaggtTTCTGCAAGaacttgaataaaaacatttgtttgggtgtgtgtgtgttgaccagTGATAATCTCGTCAACGAAATAAGTGACGAAAATATTCGTTGACgaaggtctttttaaattagtcaactatgacgatgacgagacgaaactctgctatttgacgatttgataaataatattacttcatcatctaattggcgaaaactacattacaagtgaggATTATCACGTCCTTGATAAGGAAGTGTTAAACCCactcagctgttctaaaatcattgtaaaccatAGCAGACGTCATCaaaggtgtgcgtgtgtggtgagtgcaacaatgtgcagcctggagcctctcgcctgcaggtctgtgaagccccgccccctagagcttctgataataaaaataaaagcttgcgtctgattttgttgactaaaatatcttctattttcgtcaactaaaatgatgtgcaatgactaaattaaatcaataacaaatgactaatatctgactaaatataaaggacattttgGCGGGCCgcccttccccccccccagcGAGTTCCACCCTAATCCAGTTTGTAGACAGTTATCTGTCATTTACAAACGGAAGTGACAGAGGCAACCCAAAGAAACTGAAACATTGAATCGTTtcctcttctgtgtttgctggaCTTAATTTCACTTCTCACCtttctgtaaacacacatgACAGACGGGCACAAACAGCGCGAACATGAGAGAGACATCTTACCCTACAATCTGATTGAAGTATCTTCTGTAGCCTTCCACTGTCTCAtgctgaaaacacagacacacacatagacatgtTTACACACAGTACATGAATGAAGAACATCAACTAATATGTAGGAATCTTACAGAAGCGATTGTATTCAcgagtaaaataaaaagtgagttcagtttttttctgaatgaacaAGATAATAATCTCTGTATTAAGAGTTACGAGGCGCCTCAGTTGCACTCTGATGCAGTATTTTCATTAATTGCCTTATCAACcctttcagactgctttttccTCAAAAGTACCATAACTAAGCTAAGCCATCAtcatgtctttgtacattcataatgATTCTGCGACTGCATAGTATTAgtgtcccagtgtgtgaattcacattgtgtttctttCAAACTACAACCGCTAACGACAACACCCGTTCTGCTAAAAATTCcacaaacaaatacagttaTTGGTCAAACATCATTCAGGGCTGCTGCAGCCATTGACTGGAACAACTTACAAAAAACTCTCAAACTGGACATTCTCATCCCTAAATCAGCTTTCAAGGACTCTATCATGGACATTCTCACTGACAATTGCAACTGTTTCTCAGTGCACAAACTTTTCCCAAACCCCTATCTGCTGGCTCATTACTGTCTCTCCCATGCATGTTGTCTTTTAGATGTTCACCTCTCTGTGTATTGCATGTGTATGCCACACATCTATGTGGTTGTTCTATGTGCTGTGCTGCTGTTGTGAGTGTATGTAAGGAGGATACGTTGTACATGTGATGACTGTGTTTTGCCTTCCTTATGGCTGGTATGTTTGGATATgttcttttcactttttattgtgctgtgaCTGTTTGGAATGTAGTTGGCTGTTGGAAAGGTTGTACGCTGCTATCTTCtaactgtgctgtttgtccttttAACATTGACCTTTcttttcacccccccccccccccccctcaaaaggCTTCTGTCTTTTGCCAGGCTGTCGTTGTAAATCTGTTCTTAATGACCTGCCTGGTTAAATGaaggtaaaataaattaaaataaaataaaattctgtAGGGATCTAAAGGAACCGGTATCTTGtccattcagaaaaaaacagagcagaatcTGATTTAAAGCATAACTTGATATTCCGAGATGTTAACCTCATTAATTTAGAAAACagcagattttattttcttacgTGAATGCAATATGCTTCTGTAGAATCTGGTTCTTTGAATTTATTCAAAAATATCTATTACATGTATGTGTCATGATAGTGCTACGCGATCAGCCATTGACCATAATGACATCTGAGATGTGCTGCTCACCATGTTAGCCTGAGGCTGCAGAACGAGCCGGgcctgtttctttctctgcttcCTGTAGTAATTC carries:
- the exoc6 gene encoding exocyst complex component 6 isoform X4 yields the protein MSVDRVHAALPDPPLQSEEENREEEKAFGNAFAELESVELPLGTTLRSIYDDQPNAHKRFMEKLDARIRNHDREIEKMCNFHHQGFVDAITELLKVRADAEKLMGQVTDTNRRLQEAGREVTAQTEEVIRCRIQQRNMATTVEKLQLCIPVLEMYSKLKEQLESKRYYAALKTMEQLEKVYIPRVSHYRFCQIMAENLPRLREEIKEISMSDLKDFLESIRKHSDKVGETAMRQAQQHRTFNSAVAKQASTGHYTKPMYSLNGRTHTHNGLMIEDDSGEEEEADEEVLTAQDLVDFSPVYRCLHIYTVLGDRETFENYYRKQRKKQARLVLQPQANMHETVEGYRRYFNQIVGFFVVEDHILHATQGLVTRAFTDELWNMALSKIIAVLRTHSSYCEDPDLVLELKNLIVIFADTLQGYGFPVNRLFDLLFEVRDQYNETLLKKWALVFREIFELDNYSPIPVETEEEYKHVVSRFPFHDTEIEKQDFPKKLPMSQSVPQIYTQVKEFIYASLKFSESLHRSSTEIDDMLRKSTNLLLTRTLSSCLQNLIKKPHIGLTELVQIIINTTHLEQACRYLEEFITNITNVSPETVHTTRLYGLSTFKDARHAAEGEIYTKLNQKIDEFIQLADYEWGMAESDGRASGYLMDLINFLRSTFQVFTHLPGKVAQTACMSACKHLSTSLMQMLLDTELKQISMGAIQQFNLDVIQCELFASSEPVPGFQGDTLQLAFIDLRQLLDLFMVWDWSTYLADYGQPTSKYLRVNPATALALLEKMKDTSKKNNIFSQFRKNDRDKQKLIETVVKQLRSLVNGMSS
- the exoc6 gene encoding exocyst complex component 6 isoform X3; translation: MSVDRVHAALPDPPLQSEEENREEEKAFGNAFAELESVELPLGTTLRSIYDDQPNAHKRFMEKLDARIRNHDREIEKMCNFHHQGFVDAITELLKVRADAEKLMGQVTDTNRRLQEAGREVTAQTEEVIRCRIQQRNMATTVEKLQLCIPVLEMYSKLKEQLESKRYYAALKTMEQLEKVYIPRVSHYRFCQIMAENLPRLREEIKEISMSDLKDFLESIRKHSDKVGETAMRQAQQHRTFNSAVAKQASTGHYTKPMYSLNGRTHTHNGLMIEDDSGEEEEADEEVLTAQDLVDFSPVYRCLHIYTVLGDRETFENYYRKQRKKQARLVLQPQANMHETVEGYRRYFNQIVGFFVVEDHILHATQGLVTRAFTDELWNMALSKIIAVLRTHSSYCEDPDLVLELKNLIVIFADTLQGYGFPVNRLFDLLFEVRDQYNETLLKKWALVFREIFELDNYSPIPVETEEEYKHVVSRFPFHDTEIEKQQDFPKKLPMSQSVPQIYTQVKEFIYASLKFSESLHRSSTEIDDMLRKSTNLLLTRTLSSCLQNLIKKPHIGLTELVQIIINTTHLEQACRYLEEFITNITNVSPETVHTTRLYGLSTFKDARHAAEGEIYTKLNQKIDEFIQLADYEWGMAESDGRASGYLMDLINFLRSTFQVFTHLPGKVAQTACMSACKHLSTSLMQMLLDTELKQISMGAIQQFNLDVIQCELFASSEPVPGFQGDTLQLAFIDLRQLLDLFMVWDWSTYLADYGQPTSKYLRVNPATALALLEKMKDTSKKNNIFSQFRKNDRDKQKLIETVVKQLRSLVNGMSS